taggtaacccattccagtgcttcaccaccctcctagtgaaaaagtttttcctaatatccaacctaaacctcccccactgcaacttgaaaccattactccttgtactCTTGGTACGTCTTGTGAAGGGCAACATGTGATCAAATAAATTCCTAACGCCCTCTAACAACTTTTAGTCTTGTGCCTCCAGCTTTGGAATTTGTTCCCCCACACAATGGGGTGGCTTGAGTTTACCGATCCTGCATGAAGAGGAGTGTGCACACTGCCCAGGGCTTGGATTCTGCACACTCGAGTACTTGCTGCAAGTGACTCTCTCCCTCTTTCCGTTCTGTCTCTGGCAGGTCTATAACCTGACTCAGGAGTTCTTTCAACGTGGTAAACCAGTCAATGCTGAGAGCCAGAATAGTGTGGGCGTCTTCACACGGGATGTGGTGCGCAAACGCATCAAAGCCGATCTAGATGACTCGGAGACCACCAGGAGGCTAAAACTAGCCATGATCCAGCAATATCTTAAGGTATGTTTAAAAAGGCAGTTCAATCATGGGACATTAGAAACCTGGCTAAGAGTTATGTCCTATCACTAGGGAATTACTTAGATTGGTCATCTTTGCAGCTGGGATATTTCTGGTTCATATATTAAATTTTCCTCATGAGCTGGACATCTCCACAATGGGCTGACAAGTTAGGAGATGTCTCATCAGTTCAGTTAAATTCTTCTGTGTGGTGTTATAACATTCAATCCTCTATCCTGCCACTTAGCAGCCAAAGACAGCATACTGCCAGCTCCATTTAGGAATGGTACCTTTTTGCCCCATACCGTGGACCATGTGCTGCAGACACAGGGTCATTTATCCCCTTTTGCCTTTCTCCAGAGCTTGGAAACCAGGAAAATTAACTCTGATAATACAAAGCTGTTGGGGCAATCCCTGCAaagtaaatcatagaatcatagactatcagggttggaagggacctcaggagatcatctagtccaaccccctgctcaaagcaggaccaatccccaactaaatcatcccaaccagcatcctcccccccaaaaaatcccaAAGCATCTTAGCATTCAtttgaaaggggagagagaatcaAATCAAAGGTAAACTCTgttcattaaaagcagcaaagagtcctgtggcaccttatagactaacagaagttttggagcatgagctttcgtgggtgaatgcattcgataaagtgggtattcactcacgaaagctcatcttccaatatgtctgttagtctataaggtgccacaggactctttgctgcttttacagatccagactaacacgactgcccctctgatacttgtgttcATTAGTACCTCCATGCTACTTGCCAAGTAGATCCTGCCTTCTCTGTATCTTATCTTGAGGATGGGacttgtgcagcacccagcagtcATCACAGAATAAATGTTAATCATAATTGGGCAGTTTGTGCTTTGAAATGGTCATGTGAATGAAAGGCTTATGAAGGAAGGCAGGGGAGCCGTACGCACAACACTCTGGCGCAGTAGGTAAGTATATGTATCCActatggaaaactgaggcaaagagagacctgaggtcacacagggagtctgacAGCTGCTGTGacactcttccctctgagtcattATTGAATCAGAAATAACCACTCGTGGTCATTAAAGAACCGAGGGGCCTTTCTGGCAAGAAAATGGGCTTTAACTctgatgtcctggccaaattctaatCTGGATAGTTGCATTTTGCCTCCTCAAGATTCCTTCTGTAATTTTGGTGCTGAATCATTGTAATaacttgcttttatttatttagagttGATAAAGCTTTTCCACCATAGCCAGAACAACTTGTACAAATACCACCGATGCTCTAGCCTCAGACCGTAGATTGTCCTATAACCagggaaaagagaagagcagGGACTTTAAAGTCCACCAGGGACCTCTCAGCTGCAGATCATTAGCTAGTTGAATGTTAATGTTCATGGTGTGCTGAGATCTGCCTCTGAAGGGGTGGCCTTGAAACTCTTTTGTTCTTCTAATGTCTCTGTATAGAATGTGAATGTCTGTCAATGTTGGCTAGTGAAAAAGGGGTTTAAATAAGCATGGCATCAGCTTCAGTTTGAGCAGCACCTCAGCTGATCCGTGTTcagcactccaccccttctctagCAGAAAAGTTCAGTGGGATTTGTACGTGATCAAAAGTGGCCAGGGCCTTGGTCCAACATCATACGGAAGGGGCATCAGAGTACTATAGCAGAACACACTCAATTGGTCCTTAGAGAGAGTGAGTTGGTGAACAGTATAACAAGTGATCTGTTTTGTCTAGCTCTTTGGCTCTCATGTGCTCTATCGGTAAATGTCAGTGTGGCCTAGTGCAAGggactgggactcctgggttctattcctgtctctgctgtTAACTTGCACTATTCTGTCTGTACCAGGGTGAGGTGGGTAGCTCTTTGGAAACTTGGTTTTGTGTTGCTTTCGCTAGGTCGAGAGCTGTGAGAGCAGCTCTCATAGCATGGACGAGGTCTCGCTCAGTGAATTCGGGGAATGGACTGAAATACCTGGGGCCCATCATGTCATTCCTTGTGGCTTTATCAAGATTGTGGAGATCCTGGCCCATTCCATTCCAGAGTCGGTCATCCAACTCTGCAAGCCAGTCAAGTGTATCCACTGGAACCAATCGGTCAGCAAGGAGATTGAGCGTGTGGCGGACCACAACAGCGACAGCCCTGAGGAGGACCAGGGCTACCATGTCTTAGTGGAGTGTGAGGACTGCGAGTTCATCCTTGCCGACCACGTCATCGTGACTGTATCACTGGGGGTCCTGAAGAAGTACCATGAGAGCCTGTTCCACCCTGGCCTGCCTGAGGAGAAGGTGATGGCCATTCAGAAACTGGGCATTAGCACCACCGACAAAATCTTCCTGGAGTTTGAAGAGCCCTTCTGGAGTCCTGAATGCAACAGCATCCAGTTCGTCTGGGAGGATGAGGCGGAGAGTGAGAGTTTGACTTACCCTGAGGAGTTGTGGTACAAGAAGATCTGCAGCTTTGATGTCCTCTACCCACCGGAGCGGTATGGCTATGTGCTGAGTGGCTGGATCTGCGGGGAGGAGGCTTTGATCATGGAGAAGTATGACGATGAAACTGTGGCAGAAACGTGCACTGAGATGCTGCGTAAATTTACAGGTCAGCAATGCTCTCATTCCTTTTGTTGGTGGAGAAGAAAGGGGGGACCGAGAGGAAGGAAATGCAATGAAGTAGTCAATAGCTCCTTGGCCTCTTGTTCCTTTTGAAAGGATGTGCAAATGCTTTAGAAGCACCTGCTGCAGAGATGCATTCTATGTATTTATCTAAGTGCCACTGCTCTAAAGGCTTGAGTGTGTTTTGAGACTCATTTATATAGAGATGATGATGAAGAACTGGAGCACACTACATCAAATGGTGGGTTGAGTGCAGTCAGACtccaaatgctttttaaaaaaaatctccaatatCATTTTATCACCTTTAACAGTTACAGAAACGCATTGACAGTCAGGAttcccagggccagatcctcagctggtgtaaatcagcatagctccattaaagacaatgaagtTACACCATTTGAGACCAGCTGAGAGTCTGACATTTGGATTCTGTCTCTGACTCCCACTCACTGCACGTGTAAGTCACATAggactaaattttaaaaaatgagccaCTCCGGGCTTCACTTTTTCAGAGGCTCTGCCACACTTCTGTTCAATGTTAGCTGCCAGTAGCTTACAGCAGTGAAAATTAGGGAGCACCCAAAAATGAAGGCACCCCAAATTAGTGACCTTTTAAAAGTTCAGGCTGTAACAAGTCTATTTGTCAGTTCTGCATTACCTGTCTAGCTTAGCTGAGGGAAGGGATATATTTGTGAGGTGTAGCTCATTCATGCTGAAAAGCTCGGTGAGATCCTCAGAggaaaggtgctgtataaacatgcAAATCATCCCTGAGTcaatgtgtttctagtggggatGCCCAGGGATTAGTTCTTGGCCTgacgctatttaacatttttattagtgacctggaagaaaacctaaaatcaacactgataaagtttgcagacagcaCAAAAATTCGgggactggtaaataatgaagagctcAGCTAATTGTTATATATAGTGatgtggattgcttggtaaactgggcacagccaaacaatatgtattttaatacagttaCATGTAAACATATGCATCTAGGAATaaaaatgcaggccatactttCCCATACAATCCCCCATGGGGGATTCTATtccaggaagcagtgactctgaaaaagattcggGGgccgtggtggataatcagctgaacttgGACTCCCTGAGTGCTGCTGTGGTctaaagggctaatgtgatcctgggatgtataaaaaGGGGACTCTcgaggagagaggttattttacctctgtatttggcactaatgcgaccactgctggaatactgtgtccagttctcatGTCCACAATTCAGCaataatgttgataaattggagaggtttcagagaagagccatgcaAAAGATTAAAGGAATAGAAAagctgccttacagtgatagactcggagctcaacctgtttaggttaacaaagagaaggttaagggatgtcttgattacagtctatgagtacctacatgggggaaaatatttgataataggctcttcagtctagcaaacaaaggtataacatgatccagtgactAGAAGATGAAGATGGGCAACTTCAGAGGGGAAATGAGGCGTcagattttaacagtgagggtaattaatcactggaacaatttaacaagggttgtggtggattctccatcactggcaatttttaaatcaagattggatgtgtttctaaaagctctgctctagaaattatctATGGCATTTTTGtagaagaggtcagactagattatcacagtggtcccttctagtcttggaatctatgaaaaatacTTTGCAGAAATGCAGAACAGAGCATTGTACAGTCTTGGTCCAAGGATTTTTGGGTTTAGGGACTACTCCATACTGAattataattttgtttaaaaagaggTGCTATCAAAGATGAGAAATCCTTCTATGCTTCCAGAAGCTTCTCTCTTATTATTAACATATTTGTATCCACACATCTATCCCATGCTATCCAAACCTTAGTTTTTGATTAACTTCCATCATGTCTCCCTGTTCTATTGACCCCTAGACATTCaaacatattttctgttttcacaTGGTATGAATGGTCAGGTTTCTGCTGTGCATACCAGCCAATCGGGGTTTACAGCTTAGCTGAAGGAAGATGACAAGTTAGCAAAGTTCTCATACCTGTCTGTTGGCTATGAACCATATTCAGATCTTCAGCAATGTTAGTTGGATCAACTATGCTGATGAGTACTTTCTAATTAGTTGCTTGCATTCAAGAGGCAAATAACTTCTTGTGTATGTAGCCTCACTTGCACATGTAGACGCAGAGTCTAAACTCCTGGGGTAGagaccaggggtgaaatcctggccttatgGAAGTCCATGGCACAACTCCTCTTGACTTCATTCAGACTAGGATTTCACTGCACGTCTCCTCTTTAGTTTTGTATATCATGGAGTCCCTTCTCACCATTCACATAATAGActtttttgcagaaaaggacagCTGTTActcttttttcttcttaaatCACTGGCTACAGACCTTCTCCAACACTTCAGGTGAAGACATTCAGAATGTATTTAACAATACAGATTTTGGCTTGCAATTTGACTGGTCAGGATTTATTATTCCTCAAAATAAATATTGTCCTAGACTTCCTCTGTCAATACTTATCCCTCCAATCATCAAGCTTCAGCTCCAGTgcccgctgaagtcaataggaattgaaTTGGGACCTAAATCTTGATACCCACTCCAATGTAAATCAATAACTGTTAACCCTAATAATAAGTGGGACTTGTTAGTGACCATAACAGGACAGAAGTTAACTGATGACTTAGTTGCTTTATTTTGCAAGTACTGTAGCACGTTCTCTTGGCCAGTGGTTTGTTGCTGGTTGAGCCACCAGGATACATCAGAGCCATTTCTGGCAGTAGATTAAATTCCTGTGGCAACTTTAACTTTAAGAGAAATCTATGACCTTCTGCTCAGCAGTCTGAAAGTTCACATAGCAAGAAACATTTCTcatcatgtaaaagcagcaaagaatcctgtggcaccttatagactaacagacgttttggagcatgagctttcgtgggtgaatacccacttcctcagatgcatgcatctgaggaagtgggtattcacccacgaaagctcatgctccaaaacgtctgttagtctggatctgtaaaagcagcaaagaatcctgtggcaccttatagactaacacggctaccctctgatatttctCATCATGCACAGCATTAAAAACAGTTGTGTGGTAGTGGAAAATACTATGCCATTAAATAGGAATTTAAAGCTACATTGCCTTTCTGAATCGGggtgttatagaatcatagaatattagggttggaagagactcaggaggtcatctagtccaatcccctgctcaaagtaggaccaacaccaactatcATCAccacttcctccttctcctctttgaCTCCATCTGCAGCTAGAACTGCCTTAAGCACAAACAAGACAAAGGTCCTGCTTGGGGCCCAGTGAAGTCTGGGCAACTCATTATTTATTTCCCACCTCCATCTGTTTAGGGGGAAAATACTTACAAGGCTCAATTTTCCATCCTCGGGACCTTCAAATTGCAAGGTTAATCCAGCCTGAATTCCACTCCACTGCACTCCACTCTTCTCCTCTTGTTCCCATCCCAGCCTCCACTGAGATTATAAACAAGAGTGCAGTGGTACCTTCAAAACATCCATATAAATTGAATCGAAATCACTGTTCTTACTAATTACAGCAGGTCAGCTCCAACCTTCCATAAAGACAAGAGAAGGCTCTTTTCTTAACATCAAGTTGTCTTAGTGCTCCATGATGATGCTTTCCAAATCTTATAAATAATCTTGATTGCCATTGTTCCTCCTATTTAAAACTGTTGGGCTTCTTTTTCTATATTATTTTATTGAGTGGGAACTAAATTCTTTAGCCTTCCTCCTCTCCTACTTTGAACCTACCCTCTTACAAGTAAAGTTAGTTAccgaactctctctctctcctccccctcacttGTCTTTTCAGGGGGAAATAGTTTGAAATTGGATCTTCTGTATCCACTTTGGTTGTTGTTCCGCATGATCCAACACCTGCGCAGTGTCTATCAGGTTCTCATCCATCTCAGCTGTAACCCATCTTCGTGTTGTGTAGTGACCTAATCCTGAGTCAGAATCTCTGGTTACATTTCCTAGGTATCTAACTCAAATCTCCATAGCCAAACTGATCTGATCTCTCTCTCAGGCACTCATCATTGCAGGGAAAAGAGGGTTCTTGGAGCATTTCCATTATGCCTTGTGTCCAGTTCCACCGGTGAAATGTTCATGGTTTGATTCATTCCTCCCAAGCAAATCTTTTTATCTGCGGGAAAGTTTTTTCACAGTGCCCATAGCTATTCCTCCAAACCCCCTGGGATAACGAggcatttttttcatttgtgtttgCTGGGTGAATTTTGGTGCCCCAAACCCATATTTGGATAGCTAACTAAGAAGCCTGGGCTCCTTCAGCCACTGTTAAAGCTCACCCTTTTCACGGTCAAACCACTTATTCAGGTGCTTCAGACACCCAAGTCTGGAGATTTGGGTCTTAACTGCTCTGTGTCTGTTTAAAATGACTGCACCCCTCTGCactacttccctgcctcacaagaGAGTTG
This sequence is a window from Gopherus evgoodei ecotype Sinaloan lineage chromosome 5, rGopEvg1_v1.p, whole genome shotgun sequence. Protein-coding genes within it:
- the SMOX gene encoding spermine oxidase — translated: MQSCETSSDSTDDPLSSGLRRKRQPRIVVIGAGLAGLSATKSLLENGFTDVTILEASDRIGGRVQSVKLENATFELGATWIHGSNGNPVYHLAEDNGLLEETTDGERSIGRISLYSKNGVAYHLTNNGQRIPKDVVEEFSDLYNEVYNLTQEFFQRGKPVNAESQNSVGVFTRDVVRKRIKADLDDSETTRRLKLAMIQQYLKVESCESSSHSMDEVSLSEFGEWTEIPGAHHVIPCGFIKIVEILAHSIPESVIQLCKPVKCIHWNQSVSKEIERVADHNSDSPEEDQGYHVLVECEDCEFILADHVIVTVSLGVLKKYHESLFHPGLPEEKVMAIQKLGISTTDKIFLEFEEPFWSPECNSIQFVWEDEAESESLTYPEELWYKKICSFDVLYPPERYGYVLSGWICGEEALIMEKYDDETVAETCTEMLRKFTGNPNIPKPRRILRSSWGSNPNFRGSYSYTQVGSSGADVEKLAKPLPYTESSKTVPMQVMFSGEATHRKYYSTTHGALLSGQREAAHLIEMYQDLLQCRN